In Caproicibacterium amylolyticum, a genomic segment contains:
- the tpiA gene encoding triose-phosphate isomerase gives MNKAIRKAVIAGNWKMNKTPAEAKTLIESIKPLVKSAGCDVVCCVPYVDLSVVLEAAKGTNIGVGAENCHWEKSGAFTGEVSAEMLASMGVKYVIIGHSERRQYFGETNETVNKRIRAALDAGLTVILCVGESLEQREQGVTSELVALQTKIALGGVSKEELSRIIIAYEPIWAIGTGKTATNEQANEVCKTIRDTVAAVYDKAAADAMTIQYGGSMKPGNAAELLAKPDVDGGLIGGASLKPEDFAAIVKAATEG, from the coding sequence ATGAACAAAGCAATCCGTAAAGCTGTTATCGCCGGAAACTGGAAAATGAACAAGACCCCCGCTGAAGCAAAAACACTGATTGAAAGCATTAAGCCGCTGGTCAAGAGCGCAGGCTGCGACGTTGTATGCTGCGTACCTTACGTTGACCTCTCCGTTGTGCTGGAAGCCGCAAAAGGCACCAACATTGGTGTCGGTGCCGAAAACTGCCACTGGGAAAAGAGCGGCGCTTTCACCGGCGAAGTTTCCGCTGAAATGCTCGCTTCCATGGGTGTAAAGTACGTTATTATCGGCCACAGTGAACGCCGTCAGTACTTTGGTGAAACCAACGAAACCGTCAACAAGCGCATCCGCGCCGCACTGGACGCCGGTCTGACTGTTATCCTCTGCGTTGGTGAAAGCCTTGAGCAGCGCGAACAGGGCGTTACCAGCGAGCTGGTTGCACTGCAGACCAAGATTGCACTCGGCGGCGTTTCCAAAGAAGAGCTGTCCCGCATTATTATTGCTTACGAACCCATCTGGGCAATCGGCACAGGCAAGACTGCAACCAACGAGCAGGCCAACGAAGTCTGCAAGACCATCCGTGATACCGTTGCCGCTGTTTATGACAAAGCTGCTGCCGATGCCATGACCATCCAGTACGGCGGTTCCATGAAGCCTGGCAACGCTGCAGAACTGCTGGCAAAGCCGGACGTAGACGGCGGCCTCATCGGCGGTGCATCCCTGAAACCGGAAGACTTCGCCGCTATCGTGAAAGCTGCAACAGAGGGCTAA
- a CDS encoding phosphoglycerate kinase, with the protein MNYLNKKTVEDIDVAGKRVLVRCDFNVPFDGEGNISDTKRIDGALPTIKYLVDHNAKVILCSHLGRPKGEFNMKYSLAPVAKCLSEKLGKEVKMAKDVIGEDAKSIAASLKDGEVELLENVRFHKEEEKNDPAFAKELASMAEIYVNDAFGTAHRAHASTAGVADYLPAVCGYLIQKEISVMGKALQDPKRPFVAILGGAKVSDKIGVITNLLDKVDTLIVGGAMAYTFMNALGYSIGSSLCEQDKIDVAKDIMAKAKEKDVKFLIPLDNVVAKEYSADSEFQTTPSDSIPEGWMGLDIGPKSCKAFTEAIAGAGTVVWNGPMGVSEWKNFANGTIAVAKAVANSNAISIIGGGDSAAAVENLGFADKMTHISTGGGASLEFLEGKVLPGIACLNEKD; encoded by the coding sequence ATGAACTACCTGAACAAAAAGACCGTCGAAGATATTGATGTCGCCGGCAAACGGGTACTCGTCCGCTGCGACTTCAACGTCCCGTTCGACGGTGAAGGCAATATCAGCGACACAAAGCGCATTGACGGTGCTCTGCCTACCATTAAATATCTGGTAGACCATAACGCGAAAGTCATCCTTTGCTCTCACCTTGGTCGTCCGAAGGGCGAATTCAACATGAAGTATTCCCTTGCTCCGGTTGCCAAGTGTCTTTCCGAAAAGCTCGGCAAAGAAGTGAAGATGGCAAAAGACGTTATTGGCGAAGATGCAAAGAGTATTGCCGCTTCCCTGAAAGACGGCGAGGTCGAGCTGCTGGAAAACGTCCGCTTCCACAAGGAAGAGGAAAAGAATGACCCGGCTTTTGCAAAAGAGCTGGCTTCCATGGCTGAAATCTATGTCAATGATGCTTTCGGTACTGCTCACCGCGCACATGCTTCCACAGCCGGTGTTGCTGATTACCTGCCCGCCGTTTGCGGCTACCTGATCCAGAAGGAAATTTCCGTTATGGGTAAGGCTCTGCAGGACCCGAAGCGCCCGTTTGTTGCAATTCTGGGCGGCGCAAAGGTCTCCGATAAAATCGGTGTTATCACCAACCTGCTGGACAAGGTTGACACCCTCATCGTCGGCGGCGCCATGGCTTACACTTTCATGAACGCACTTGGCTACAGCATTGGTTCCTCCCTGTGCGAACAGGACAAGATTGATGTCGCAAAAGACATCATGGCAAAAGCAAAAGAAAAGGACGTTAAGTTCCTGATTCCGCTTGACAATGTGGTTGCCAAGGAATATTCCGCTGATTCCGAATTCCAGACAACTCCTTCCGATTCTATTCCGGAAGGCTGGATGGGTCTGGACATCGGTCCGAAGTCCTGCAAAGCTTTCACAGAAGCAATCGCAGGCGCAGGCACCGTTGTTTGGAACGGCCCGATGGGTGTTTCCGAATGGAAGAACTTTGCAAACGGTACCATTGCAGTTGCAAAGGCAGTTGCTAACAGCAACGCGATTTCCATCATCGGCGGCGGCGATTCTGCAGCAGCTGTTGAAAACCTCGGCTTTGCTGACAAGATGACCCACATCTCCACCGGCGGCGGCGCTTCCCTTGAATTCCTCGAGGGCAAAGTTCTGCCCGGCATTGCCTGCCTGAACGAAAAAGACTGA
- a CDS encoding tRNA (cytidine(34)-2'-O)-methyltransferase, whose translation MHTLNLVLVEPEIPQNTGNIARTCALTGARLHLVGPMGFKIDDRKLKRAGLDYWHLLDISYYDSLQDFFEKNKGPYYYFSTKAQHIHSDVQYPDGAYLVFGKETAGLPEELLKANSESCVRIPMRNHPDARSLNLSNSAAIAAYEVLRQWGYPDMLCEGQLHHLHW comes from the coding sequence ATGCATACACTGAATCTGGTTTTAGTTGAACCGGAAATCCCACAAAACACCGGAAATATTGCACGCACTTGTGCGCTGACCGGCGCGCGGTTGCATTTGGTTGGGCCGATGGGCTTTAAAATCGATGACCGCAAGCTCAAGCGTGCCGGGCTGGATTACTGGCATCTGCTGGACATCTCTTATTATGACAGTCTCCAGGATTTTTTTGAAAAAAACAAAGGCCCGTATTATTATTTCTCCACCAAGGCGCAGCACATTCATTCTGATGTACAGTATCCGGATGGTGCATATCTGGTATTCGGCAAGGAAACTGCCGGCCTGCCCGAAGAACTTCTGAAAGCAAATTCCGAAAGCTGTGTGCGCATTCCGATGCGCAATCATCCGGACGCACGCAGCCTAAATCTTTCCAACAGCGCCGCCATTGCCGCCTACGAAGTTTTACGTCAGTGGGGGTATCCGGACATGCTCTGCGAAGGACAGCTGCACCATCTGCATTGGTAA
- a CDS encoding MORN repeat-containing protein → MGKKGATLGDRMFYSVTSRQLREDDRELLAQVRRAYFEKGTPQHGRTAAETFGADDTAKYRITRHSMKWELTSGGRTLQRAVPASEGGYAVLTWDGAGDLREKAGFDRRHIWLRSAFYRGNPKRPELLLEPEGEELNCLRYDDRIGKYRRTRLFPYPMEKTDTARIWMDNEAGTPDIEADTSDGRFYYCTKQELAARKAAAARRDNAEAEDVPSWDTTPAVPIQFQFVRNEHVLDEATAPQPNLELESEDGPLLLEVEEPHFLPVLDLEDCIVDTELPDEPAVIEEDVAPVPVVFQPAKVSAAPAPQEELPRIEEKADALRPDKYIKVSETENYLYFGPLQDGKRQGQGRTQMQSGHTAYEGGFAGDKRDGFGTYYYKSGRLCYAGNWQQNQRSGLGVSFSARDGSLFVGQWENNTPTGLGTAFDSDGVLSYYGMWLDGRRDGHGTEYFNGKVLYEGAFRNDCYSGKGCLYLSEGGTLTGTFRSGFADGSCEERDAAGKTVRTGVWQHGEFVSGVCYRDGKPAEIVVKKDEN, encoded by the coding sequence ATGGGAAAGAAGGGTGCCACATTGGGCGACAGAATGTTCTATTCCGTCACCAGCAGACAGCTGCGGGAGGATGACCGTGAACTGCTGGCACAGGTGCGCCGGGCTTATTTTGAGAAAGGCACACCGCAGCACGGCCGTACCGCCGCGGAAACGTTTGGCGCAGATGACACGGCAAAGTACCGCATCACCCGCCACAGCATGAAGTGGGAGCTGACCTCCGGCGGACGTACCCTGCAGCGTGCAGTGCCCGCCAGTGAGGGCGGCTACGCTGTGCTGACGTGGGATGGCGCCGGTGACTTGCGGGAAAAGGCGGGCTTTGACCGCCGCCATATCTGGCTGCGCTCTGCGTTTTACCGCGGAAACCCCAAGCGTCCGGAATTGCTGTTGGAACCGGAGGGCGAGGAGCTGAATTGCCTGCGGTATGATGACCGTATCGGCAAGTACCGGCGTACCCGTCTTTTCCCGTATCCAATGGAGAAAACAGACACCGCGCGGATTTGGATGGACAACGAGGCCGGTACACCGGATATAGAAGCGGATACCAGCGACGGCCGGTTTTACTACTGCACCAAACAGGAACTTGCCGCCCGAAAAGCTGCGGCGGCACGCCGTGATAACGCGGAGGCTGAGGATGTACCCAGTTGGGACACAACGCCTGCCGTACCGATTCAGTTCCAGTTTGTGCGCAACGAGCATGTTTTGGACGAAGCAACCGCACCGCAGCCTAATCTGGAGCTGGAAAGCGAGGACGGTCCGCTGCTGCTGGAAGTGGAGGAGCCGCATTTCCTGCCAGTGCTGGATTTGGAGGACTGCATCGTTGATACCGAACTGCCGGACGAACCGGCTGTAATTGAAGAGGATGTTGCGCCGGTACCGGTGGTTTTTCAGCCCGCAAAGGTGTCCGCCGCGCCTGCACCACAAGAGGAGCTTCCCCGTATTGAGGAAAAGGCGGATGCCCTGCGCCCCGATAAGTACATAAAAGTAAGCGAAACGGAAAACTACCTCTACTTCGGTCCGCTGCAGGATGGCAAACGGCAGGGGCAGGGCCGTACCCAGATGCAGAGCGGCCACACCGCCTACGAGGGCGGCTTCGCCGGCGACAAGCGCGACGGCTTCGGTACCTATTATTATAAGTCCGGCCGGCTCTGCTATGCCGGAAACTGGCAGCAGAATCAGCGCAGCGGCCTTGGTGTCAGTTTCAGCGCGCGGGACGGTTCCCTGTTTGTCGGGCAGTGGGAGAACAATACTCCGACCGGCCTCGGCACAGCTTTTGACAGCGATGGCGTACTTTCCTACTACGGCATGTGGCTGGACGGCCGCAGGGACGGCCACGGCACTGAATATTTTAACGGAAAAGTTTTGTACGAGGGTGCTTTCCGCAATGACTGCTACAGTGGGAAGGGCTGCCTGTACCTTTCCGAGGGCGGTACCTTGACCGGCACGTTCCGCAGCGGTTTCGCGGACGGTTCCTGCGAGGAGCGCGACGCTGCCGGCAAAACCGTGCGTACCGGCGTGTGGCAGCACGGCGAATTTGTCAGCGGCGTGTGCTACCGCGACGGCAAACCCGCCGAAATTGTTGTAAAGAAGGACGAAAACTGA
- a CDS encoding beta strand repeat-containing protein: MNKKLSRIAAIALSAAMVTSAFAMSTSASFAAIANAKATASLATGASTVYLAKGTDKNTVQLAAGTIDDTFLADATYKDANGTTLPTPTATSDTGVKIDSVSGSAAIVTLAGAKNDQLTVAPTANTGDTKVTISGLTVTAGSATYDVNPITVDIKSVDATTFSEAEWMSTYAASEAKVVTSVSVGGDAYLASVTVTPQTVDAFATKNYAPVTYATDLAPNKFVAPTAQTFATVTTDSSKFTGIAAGTQYVTYEDGLSQVKTAALTVDAKYTGVTAIVKNANGTYKVTNAAGSYDLTAAQLNGADLALDSSVTALDLSTIDTKIGKLLTTGASTTISGGSIGTLTATTATTVKAGAAVDAIDTTGATAAAGNVTIGDAADILDTTVGTVTTCTGATVTATSGSDKTAVGNTKIKSIKADTVVVSNKKTVIGAIAKTSSSATGSLTVDAVANYDGISLPALDGYGVTVNADATVASIANGTTAAIADTKTLTVSGKAAFSGAVTSTTGSAGILAIAPASLTLGDATATAASKFTLKLNAVTAGATAFTTTAAVTGISDNSADSSSSKSGTFQYIVTPGYYATAASSTTAVIDSAISAADIKNATAGATATSSTTYSVDLVSGQATTLAVQPFPASVLATGDYVKWEGTLPSNITLSSAYGLSTTVTGTYSKFVPGNNTATLKATLYDNTNTAVAGTSPITYTLNVKDGTSTATTDFNLSAPSYVASGKSATVTIAANGSTALSGVFSTFAPSSSDNTTAVVTAAGVSGNNYTFSVYGAKQGKATLTVVGTKLDGTKVTKTVDVYVSDTPVVAYVDGKAVTASDTIEVVQSTTKKITFVTAGNTFTNFNYVAGNDKVMQTRAYATSLWNGTSGEYAMYMNGKVGTDTGVYVNGQLICKVKVVDRPFKCDTTTDIAMNAGKTYSFKITPAAGTAIDSFTFNTARDAALSTQGFVKNADGTVTCKIKAVSSGAYGVYVTINGQQYKVFAVTVK; this comes from the coding sequence ATGAACAAAAAATTGAGCAGAATCGCTGCTATCGCACTTTCTGCTGCGATGGTTACCAGCGCTTTTGCAATGAGTACCAGCGCTTCATTTGCTGCCATCGCAAATGCGAAAGCTACAGCATCTCTGGCAACAGGTGCGTCTACAGTCTATCTGGCAAAGGGTACAGATAAGAACACGGTTCAGCTTGCAGCTGGCACTATTGATGATACATTCTTGGCAGACGCCACTTACAAGGATGCAAATGGTACCACTTTACCAACACCTACTGCAACAAGTGACACAGGTGTCAAAATTGACAGTGTCAGCGGTTCTGCTGCTATTGTTACGTTGGCTGGCGCCAAGAATGATCAGTTGACTGTAGCACCAACTGCCAACACTGGTGACACAAAGGTCACTATCAGCGGCTTGACAGTTACTGCAGGTAGTGCAACTTATGATGTTAATCCGATTACTGTTGACATTAAAAGTGTAGATGCAACTACTTTCTCTGAAGCAGAGTGGATGAGTACATATGCTGCAAGTGAAGCAAAAGTTGTCACAAGTGTTAGTGTCGGTGGGGATGCTTATCTTGCAAGCGTGACTGTTACACCGCAGACTGTCGATGCTTTTGCGACGAAGAATTATGCGCCGGTTACATATGCAACTGATCTTGCTCCTAACAAGTTTGTTGCTCCGACTGCGCAGACTTTTGCAACCGTCACAACTGACAGCAGCAAGTTTACAGGCATTGCAGCGGGTACACAATATGTTACCTATGAAGATGGCCTCAGTCAGGTTAAAACAGCTGCTTTGACTGTTGATGCTAAGTATACAGGCGTTACAGCCATTGTCAAGAATGCAAATGGTACATATAAGGTGACCAATGCAGCAGGCTCTTATGACCTGACAGCTGCCCAGTTGAATGGTGCAGATTTGGCACTGGATTCTTCTGTTACGGCTCTGGATCTCAGCACAATTGACACTAAAATTGGTAAACTACTGACAACAGGTGCAAGTACCACTATTTCTGGTGGGTCTATCGGTACTTTGACTGCAACAACTGCTACTACTGTTAAGGCTGGCGCAGCTGTTGACGCTATTGATACTACAGGCGCTACAGCGGCAGCTGGCAATGTTACTATTGGTGATGCGGCTGATATTCTTGACACAACTGTGGGTACTGTAACTACATGCACAGGTGCCACTGTTACAGCTACTTCCGGTTCTGACAAAACTGCAGTTGGCAACACAAAGATTAAATCCATTAAAGCTGATACAGTTGTTGTTTCCAACAAAAAGACTGTTATTGGTGCTATTGCAAAAACTAGCAGTAGTGCAACAGGCAGTTTGACTGTCGATGCAGTTGCAAATTATGATGGTATCTCTCTGCCGGCACTTGATGGTTATGGTGTGACTGTAAACGCTGATGCAACCGTTGCTTCCATTGCAAATGGCACAACAGCCGCAATTGCTGATACAAAGACCTTGACTGTTTCTGGCAAGGCTGCTTTTTCTGGCGCAGTGACAAGTACAACGGGCAGTGCAGGTATTCTCGCAATTGCACCTGCTAGTCTGACACTCGGTGATGCGACAGCAACAGCTGCTAGCAAGTTCACATTGAAGCTTAATGCTGTTACAGCTGGTGCAACTGCTTTCACAACTACAGCTGCTGTAACTGGTATTTCTGACAACTCTGCGGATTCCTCCAGTTCCAAATCTGGAACTTTCCAGTATATTGTAACTCCCGGCTACTATGCAACTGCTGCTTCTTCCACTACTGCTGTGATTGATTCTGCAATCTCTGCAGCAGACATTAAGAATGCAACTGCAGGTGCAACTGCAACTTCTTCAACAACTTATTCTGTTGATTTGGTAAGCGGTCAGGCTACTACTTTGGCAGTGCAGCCATTCCCAGCTAGTGTTTTGGCTACTGGCGATTATGTTAAGTGGGAAGGTACTCTGCCAAGCAACATTACCTTGTCTTCTGCCTATGGCTTAAGCACAACTGTTACTGGCACATATTCTAAGTTTGTACCGGGTAACAACACTGCTACTTTGAAAGCTACTCTGTATGATAATACAAATACTGCTGTAGCAGGTACTTCTCCTATTACCTACACACTGAATGTAAAAGATGGTACAAGTACAGCTACTACAGATTTTAACCTTTCTGCTCCTTCATATGTAGCATCGGGTAAGTCTGCTACCGTAACAATTGCTGCCAATGGTTCTACTGCTTTGAGTGGTGTGTTCTCTACCTTTGCACCATCTTCCTCCGATAACACAACTGCTGTTGTAACAGCTGCTGGTGTTTCTGGTAATAACTATACATTCTCTGTATATGGCGCAAAACAAGGTAAGGCTACTTTGACAGTTGTTGGCACAAAGCTTGATGGCACAAAGGTAACAAAGACTGTTGATGTTTATGTTTCCGATACTCCTGTCGTTGCTTATGTCGATGGTAAGGCTGTAACTGCTTCCGACACAATTGAAGTTGTTCAGTCCACAACTAAGAAGATTACTTTTGTTACAGCAGGTAACACCTTTACTAACTTTAATTATGTTGCTGGTAACGATAAGGTAATGCAGACAAGAGCTTATGCTACTAGCCTGTGGAATGGTACTTCTGGCGAATATGCTATGTACATGAATGGTAAGGTTGGCACAGACACTGGTGTTTATGTCAATGGTCAGCTGATTTGCAAGGTCAAGGTTGTTGACCGCCCGTTCAAGTGCGATACTACTACAGACATTGCTATGAACGCTGGCAAGACCTATTCTTTCAAGATTACTCCTGCGGCTGGTACAGCTATCGATAGCTTCACCTTCAACACAGCGAGAGATGCAGCGCTGTCTACTCAGGGATTTGTGAAGAATGCCGATGGCACTGTTACCTGCAAGATTAAGGCTGTTTCTTCTGGTGCTTATGGTGTCTATGTGACTATCAATGGACAGCAGTACAAGGTTTTTGCAGTTACTGTAAAGTAA
- a CDS encoding phosphoenolpyruvate-utilizing N-terminal domain-containing protein, with product MLVVQGTPASKGIAFGPACIVAARKPAPISKECATDPAYELVRLQKARACAKQEIQKIYQHACARVGKKDSIIFQIHIIMLEDETFQKAIIDSIVKDRTTAEYAVWYNGSRLYEHFSSMDDEYMRARSEDMLDICHRLLSCLNQGCCSIPNVEEYLAQPAVLCLKRALPSEVMQSKHKNILAIVSQYGSATSHSAMLARSMGLPAVIALGAAFQELKPGAELIVDGTAGQVIVEPTPEVREEYKARANEQASP from the coding sequence ATGCTTGTTGTGCAGGGAACGCCGGCTTCAAAAGGAATTGCGTTTGGCCCGGCGTGTATTGTTGCTGCGCGTAAACCCGCGCCCATATCCAAGGAGTGTGCCACCGACCCTGCATATGAATTGGTTCGTCTGCAAAAAGCGCGTGCCTGCGCCAAACAGGAGATACAGAAAATTTACCAGCATGCCTGCGCACGTGTTGGGAAAAAAGACTCCATTATTTTTCAAATCCATATCATCATGTTGGAAGATGAGACTTTTCAAAAAGCGATTATTGACAGCATTGTGAAAGACCGAACAACTGCTGAGTATGCGGTATGGTACAACGGCAGCCGCCTGTATGAGCATTTTTCCAGCATGGATGACGAGTATATGCGTGCGCGCAGTGAGGATATGCTGGACATTTGCCACCGCCTGCTCAGCTGCCTGAATCAAGGCTGCTGCTCCATTCCCAATGTGGAGGAGTATCTGGCTCAACCGGCTGTGCTTTGCTTGAAACGCGCGCTTCCCAGTGAGGTTATGCAAAGCAAGCACAAAAACATTTTGGCGATTGTTTCACAGTACGGCAGTGCTACTTCGCACAGCGCAATGCTTGCCCGCAGCATGGGTCTGCCTGCTGTTATTGCACTGGGTGCGGCTTTTCAGGAGTTGAAGCCCGGCGCTGAATTGATCGTGGATGGCACTGCAGGGCAGGTTATTGTCGAGCCCACCCCGGAAGTACGCGAGGAATACAAAGCGCGTGCAAATGAGCAGGCCAGTCCATAA
- a CDS encoding peptide ABC transporter substrate-binding protein, translated as MKIRITAAFLAAAVAACTLTACGEKTSSKPVSSVPQSSSAASSKAASSAVSSQPADRMMAVGAAVNVSIGPEPASLDPARSTGADTDAYAAAAFEGLYKVDANGNVVLGQAAKAECSSDKKIWTFTLRDDAQWSDGTPVTAENFVYAWQRAVALDDAQQKYLFAYLKNGTAILNGTQIDAKTLGVTAKNSKTLVVTLTAACNILPQLLVQPIFMPLREDVVSKNKDWSRSPDTFICNGPMKLTQWNIKSNIMFERSETYYNKDAVTASGLNCSLAEDDEARLSAYDNNECEFTFPLPVKYFARIRERGDLNAVNTNTTACLQFNTNVNGLSDAQVRKALSLAVDRDALAAAVTGMRFTAASAFVPAGYSDAGGKNDFRTVGGTYYSTAAADYVANVTSAKLLLEHAGYADGKNFPELTITVPISTLASTIANAVADMWKKNLGINCKVEQQPYSAYLDSCKNGKVQVAVSELTAEFADPAAVLENFTVGSSQNITGWADKTFTEQMDKSRQCAAGTADRYKALHAAEKRLVEEAPAAALFYMPTMSLRDPKLNGVFTAKNGISYFAYANKFNG; from the coding sequence ATGAAAATAAGAATAACTGCCGCTTTTCTGGCGGCGGCTGTGGCGGCATGTACGCTGACTGCCTGCGGAGAGAAAACTTCCAGCAAGCCGGTGTCATCTGTGCCGCAGTCCTCGTCGGCTGCTTCCAGTAAGGCGGCCAGTTCAGCCGTTTCCAGCCAACCTGCTGACCGCATGATGGCTGTTGGGGCAGCGGTGAATGTCAGTATAGGCCCGGAGCCGGCATCGCTTGACCCGGCACGCAGTACCGGCGCGGACACGGATGCCTACGCTGCTGCAGCGTTTGAAGGCTTGTACAAAGTGGACGCCAATGGAAATGTCGTTTTGGGTCAGGCAGCAAAGGCGGAATGTTCCAGCGATAAAAAGATCTGGACGTTTACTCTGCGGGACGATGCCCAGTGGTCGGACGGAACACCGGTAACGGCGGAAAATTTTGTATACGCATGGCAGCGTGCTGTGGCCTTGGATGATGCACAGCAAAAGTACCTGTTTGCGTACTTGAAAAATGGTACTGCAATTCTGAACGGAACGCAGATAGATGCGAAAACCCTTGGTGTAACCGCTAAAAACAGCAAAACGCTGGTTGTTACCCTGACGGCAGCATGCAATATCCTGCCGCAGCTTCTGGTGCAGCCAATCTTTATGCCATTACGCGAAGATGTTGTCAGCAAAAACAAGGATTGGTCGCGCAGCCCGGATACTTTTATCTGCAATGGCCCCATGAAACTGACACAGTGGAATATTAAGTCAAATATTATGTTTGAGCGCAGCGAAACCTATTATAATAAGGATGCAGTTACGGCATCCGGGCTGAACTGCTCCCTTGCGGAGGACGATGAGGCGCGCCTTTCCGCATATGATAATAATGAATGTGAATTTACCTTTCCGCTGCCGGTAAAATATTTTGCACGTATTCGTGAGCGCGGCGATTTGAATGCAGTGAACACCAATACAACGGCCTGCCTGCAGTTCAATACTAACGTAAATGGACTTTCGGATGCACAGGTGCGCAAGGCACTCTCATTAGCGGTTGACCGCGATGCGCTTGCAGCTGCAGTGACCGGAATGCGGTTTACGGCTGCTTCCGCGTTTGTTCCAGCCGGTTACTCGGATGCCGGCGGAAAAAATGATTTCCGTACAGTCGGCGGTACGTACTATTCCACGGCTGCCGCGGACTATGTGGCAAATGTAACCAGCGCAAAACTGCTGTTAGAGCACGCAGGTTATGCAGATGGGAAAAACTTCCCGGAGCTGACCATCACGGTGCCGATTTCTACACTGGCCAGTACAATCGCAAATGCAGTTGCGGATATGTGGAAGAAAAATCTTGGAATTAACTGCAAGGTCGAGCAGCAGCCATACAGCGCATATCTTGACAGCTGCAAAAACGGGAAAGTACAGGTGGCAGTCAGTGAGTTGACTGCAGAATTTGCGGATCCTGCAGCAGTGCTGGAAAACTTTACGGTTGGCAGCAGCCAAAACATTACCGGTTGGGCAGACAAGACTTTTACCGAGCAGATGGACAAGTCCCGCCAGTGTGCTGCTGGAACCGCTGACCGGTACAAAGCGCTGCACGCGGCCGAAAAACGTCTAGTGGAAGAAGCACCGGCAGCAGCATTGTTTTATATGCCGACAATGAGTTTGCGGGATCCTAAACTAAACGGCGTTTTTACAGCGAAAAACGGCATCAGCTACTTTGCCTATGCCAATAAGTTTAACGGATAG
- the spoIID gene encoding stage II sporulation protein D, whose product MKGTISLLAVFFVLLLLLPCLGLGGSSANSTSSNSSHTTASASSSAASSASSPKPSTASTAATAKVSGKTFRILDKASSTVLTVDELDFVRGTVATEMSPDSPQEALKAQTVAAYTYYSRLRQQQKQKPDSTLQGADFSCDTGKWLIYVTNDQMKAKWKEDYTKFYNNLAPAVESVYGKVLRSGNDLIDATYYAISSGRTEDAANVWGTASPCLSPVASPADIYAPGYLSTVQMSSAQFQSAAAGLGCTLSGDASTWVGDMKRTESGMVTSMQLGGKSVKGTDARTAFGLRSANFSVTYANGNFTFSVKGYGHGVGMSQTGAVSMAEQGEPYTRILSWYYPGSSLTAV is encoded by the coding sequence GTGAAAGGAACCATTTCTCTGCTGGCGGTATTTTTTGTGCTGCTCCTGCTGCTCCCATGCTTGGGGCTTGGCGGCAGCAGTGCCAACAGCACCAGCAGTAATTCTTCTCATACAACCGCTTCTGCATCATCCAGTGCTGCTTCATCTGCTTCGTCCCCAAAGCCCAGTACAGCAAGCACAGCAGCCACAGCAAAAGTAAGCGGCAAGACCTTTCGTATTCTGGACAAAGCGAGCAGCACAGTACTGACAGTGGACGAGCTGGATTTTGTTCGCGGTACGGTTGCAACAGAAATGAGTCCCGACAGCCCGCAGGAAGCGCTGAAAGCACAGACAGTTGCCGCATATACATACTATTCCCGTTTGCGCCAGCAGCAGAAGCAGAAGCCTGACAGCACTCTGCAGGGTGCCGACTTTTCCTGTGACACCGGGAAATGGCTGATTTACGTGACAAACGACCAGATGAAAGCAAAATGGAAAGAGGACTACACAAAATTCTACAACAATCTCGCGCCCGCAGTAGAAAGTGTTTACGGCAAAGTACTGCGCAGCGGGAATGACCTGATTGACGCGACTTACTACGCCATCAGCAGCGGGCGCACGGAAGATGCCGCCAATGTTTGGGGCACGGCGTCACCCTGCCTTTCACCAGTTGCCAGCCCCGCAGATATTTATGCACCCGGCTACCTTTCCACCGTACAAATGAGCAGTGCACAGTTCCAATCGGCTGCAGCCGGGCTGGGCTGCACGCTTTCCGGTGACGCTTCCACATGGGTTGGCGACATGAAACGAACAGAGTCCGGTATGGTAACTTCCATGCAGCTCGGCGGAAAAAGTGTCAAAGGTACAGATGCACGCACGGCCTTTGGGCTGCGCTCCGCAAATTTCTCCGTCACTTACGCAAACGGGAATTTTACCTTCTCCGTCAAAGGCTACGGTCACGGGGTAGGCATGAGTCAGACCGGTGCGGTGTCTATGGCCGAGCAGGGGGAACCCTACACACGGATTCTTTCGTGGTACTATCCCGGTTCTTCACTTACTGCGGTATGA